The following are from one region of the Synechococcus sp. CBW1108 genome:
- the bioA gene encoding adenosylmethionine--8-amino-7-oxononanoate transaminase has translation MPWHPHLWHPTTQVATSPVPLQVRSARGSELELADGRRLIDAISSWWVTLHGHAEPAIAAAIARQAQELEQVIFANFSHAPAEQLATRLSALTGLERLFFSDNGSTAVEVALKIAWQWWRNQGSNRRQVIAFEGAYHGDTFGAMALGERSLFTDPYEPLLFAVARVAWPHSHWSDETVEQREQHALGQLEQALETPTAAVIFEPLIQGASGMRVVRPPFLRAVAERVRAAGALLIADEVMTGFGRTGDLFACRRAGIQPDLLALSKGLTGGFLPMGVTMASERLYQGFISERPEATFFHGHSFTANPLGCAAALASLDLLQANPERFQQFELRHTPFLEELARHPLVRRPRCVGTMAAFDVDAGQASYLNPVGKQIQRHCLEQGVYLRPLGNVVYLLPPLGISASQLERCYAAVKLALDTLLQS, from the coding sequence ATGCCCTGGCACCCCCACCTCTGGCACCCCACCACCCAGGTGGCCACCAGCCCCGTGCCGCTGCAGGTGCGCTCGGCCCGGGGCAGTGAGCTGGAGCTCGCTGATGGCCGCCGCCTGATCGATGCGATCAGCAGCTGGTGGGTGACCCTCCACGGCCACGCCGAGCCAGCCATTGCGGCGGCGATTGCCCGCCAGGCCCAGGAGCTGGAGCAGGTGATTTTTGCCAACTTCAGCCACGCCCCCGCCGAACAGCTGGCCACCCGTCTCAGCGCGCTCACGGGCCTCGAGCGGCTGTTCTTCTCGGACAACGGCTCCACCGCCGTGGAAGTGGCGCTCAAGATCGCCTGGCAGTGGTGGCGCAACCAGGGCAGCAACCGGCGCCAGGTGATCGCCTTCGAGGGGGCGTACCACGGCGACACCTTCGGGGCGATGGCCCTGGGAGAGCGCTCCCTGTTCACCGACCCCTACGAGCCCCTGCTGTTTGCCGTGGCGCGGGTGGCCTGGCCCCACAGCCACTGGAGCGACGAGACGGTGGAACAACGGGAACAGCACGCCCTGGGCCAGCTCGAGCAAGCCCTGGAGACGCCCACCGCGGCCGTGATCTTCGAGCCCCTGATCCAGGGGGCCAGCGGCATGCGGGTGGTACGGCCGCCCTTCCTGCGGGCCGTGGCCGAGCGGGTGCGGGCCGCCGGCGCCCTGCTGATCGCCGATGAGGTAATGACGGGCTTCGGCCGCACCGGCGACCTGTTTGCCTGCCGGCGGGCCGGCATTCAGCCCGACCTGCTGGCCCTCTCCAAAGGCCTCACCGGAGGCTTCCTGCCAATGGGGGTGACGATGGCCAGCGAGCGCCTCTACCAGGGCTTCATCAGCGAGCGGCCCGAGGCCACCTTCTTCCACGGCCACAGCTTCACCGCCAATCCCCTGGGCTGTGCCGCCGCGCTGGCCAGCCTGGACCTGCTCCAAGCCAATCCCGAACGCTTCCAGCAGTTCGAGCTGCGCCACACGCCATTCCTGGAGGAGCTGGCCCGGCACCCCTTGGTGCGGCGGCCGCGCTGCGTCGGCACCATGGCGGCCTTTGATGTGGACGCCGGCCAGGCCAGCTACCTCAACCCCGTGGGCAAACAGATCCAGCGCCACTGCCTGGAGCAGGGCGTGTACCTGCGCCCGCTGGGCAACGTGGTGTATCTCTTGCCGCCCCTGGGCATCAGCGCCAGCCAGCTGGAGCGTTGCTACGCGGCGGTGAAGCTGGCACTGGACACCCTGTTGCAGAGCTGA
- a CDS encoding phosphate-starvation-inducible PsiE family protein — translation MDLFNDKRFLSTIHGYERQLAKLLALLLAVVIGFVVFELVFESSIKISKFQTDLFNGGLIKLLDRLLLIFIALEVLQNVTAYLRDQVVQIELVLLTAMTAVARKVIVLPPGMENKPQLMAGFGVMVVWLPPIGW, via the coding sequence ATGGATCTGTTCAACGACAAACGCTTCCTCTCCACCATCCATGGATATGAACGGCAACTGGCCAAACTTCTAGCCCTACTACTAGCAGTGGTGATCGGCTTTGTCGTTTTCGAGCTGGTCTTTGAATCAAGCATCAAAATCTCGAAATTCCAAACCGATTTGTTTAATGGGGGATTAATCAAACTGCTCGATCGACTTCTACTGATTTTCATCGCCCTGGAAGTACTCCAAAACGTGACCGCCTATCTCCGTGATCAGGTTGTTCAGATCGAACTGGTGCTGCTCACGGCCATGACGGCCGTAGCCAGAAAAGTGATCGTGCTGCCGCCAGGCATGGAAAACAAACCCCAGCTCATGGCAGGATTTGGGGTGATGGTGGTCTGGCTGCCGCCTATTGGCTGGTGA
- a CDS encoding sigma-70 family RNA polymerase sigma factor: MPAPQKRPKGGCDALSQHMRAIGRIPLLSAEEEISLARLVQGGCRATDLAQEMKLRAGSIAPSLEAWAAAAGMEVSQLQRCLRQAEQARSRMVLANIRLVVSMARRYQHTPGDLEDLIQEGTIGLIRAVERFDPSRGYRFSTYATWWIRDGIGSALVAKGRTIRLPGTMVDQLHRLRKTQQSLSQELGRDPSLEELAAATGLKSLDIREVLFRAQEPLSLDGRQNSQAELSLLDSLACEVSKPQEQVDASLMQEDINQLLDELPEQEAELLRLRYGIAAGEPLSLSATARQMGITRDTARGLERRANASIRRLSTRFINHLEA, from the coding sequence ATGCCTGCGCCACAGAAGCGCCCCAAGGGCGGCTGCGACGCACTCAGCCAGCACATGCGCGCCATCGGCCGCATCCCGCTGCTCAGCGCTGAGGAGGAAATCAGCCTGGCTCGCCTAGTTCAGGGCGGCTGCCGGGCCACCGACTTAGCCCAGGAGATGAAGTTGCGGGCCGGCAGCATTGCCCCCAGCCTGGAAGCCTGGGCCGCGGCAGCCGGCATGGAAGTATCTCAATTGCAGAGGTGTCTGCGGCAGGCCGAGCAGGCCCGCAGTCGCATGGTGCTGGCCAACATCCGCCTGGTGGTGAGCATGGCCCGCCGCTACCAGCACACCCCTGGTGACCTAGAGGATCTGATCCAGGAGGGCACCATCGGCCTGATCAGGGCCGTGGAACGGTTTGACCCCAGCCGCGGCTATCGGTTTTCCACCTATGCCACCTGGTGGATCCGCGACGGCATCGGCAGTGCCCTGGTGGCCAAGGGGCGCACCATCCGCCTGCCCGGCACGATGGTGGATCAGCTGCATAGGCTGCGCAAAACCCAGCAGTCCCTCAGCCAGGAGCTGGGGCGCGACCCAAGCCTGGAGGAGCTGGCAGCGGCCACCGGGCTCAAATCCCTCGACATCCGCGAAGTGCTGTTCAGGGCCCAGGAGCCCCTGAGCCTGGATGGGCGACAGAACTCCCAAGCCGAGTTGAGCCTGCTCGACAGCCTGGCCTGTGAGGTCAGCAAGCCCCAGGAGCAGGTGGATGCCTCCCTGATGCAAGAAGACATCAACCAGCTGCTCGATGAACTCCCCGAACAGGAAGCCGAGCTGCTGCGCTTGCGCTACGGCATCGCCGCAGGGGAACCTTTGAGTCTGAGCGCCACAGCCAGGCAGATGGGTATCACCCGGGATACGGCGCGGGGCCTGGAACGGCGCGCCAATGCCTCAATCCGGCGACTGTCAACACGTTTTATTAACCATCTCGAAGCCTGA
- a CDS encoding fasciclin domain-containing protein, with the protein MATILETAAGAGVFTTLLAAVDAAGLRGALEGAGPFTVFAPVDDAFAALPPGTVQTLVDNPPQLARILKYHVLAGAYTREALVAQAEWPSLEGAPIPIRRSEPFEVKNATVVTADIACDNGIVHVIDRVILPG; encoded by the coding sequence ATGGCCACGATTCTTGAAACGGCAGCCGGCGCAGGAGTGTTCACGACCCTGCTGGCCGCGGTCGATGCGGCCGGCTTGCGGGGTGCCCTGGAGGGCGCCGGCCCCTTCACGGTGTTTGCCCCCGTGGATGACGCCTTTGCCGCCCTGCCCCCCGGCACGGTGCAGACCCTGGTGGACAACCCCCCCCAGCTGGCGCGGATCCTCAAGTACCACGTGCTGGCTGGTGCCTACACCCGGGAGGCCCTGGTGGCCCAGGCCGAGTGGCCGAGCCTGGAGGGGGCTCCGATCCCGATCCGCCGCAGCGAGCCGTTCGAGGTAAAAAACGCCACAGTGGTGACCGCAGACATCGCCTGCGACAACGGCATTGTGCACGTGATCGACCGCGTGATCCTGCCGGGCTGA
- a CDS encoding cation:proton antiporter gives MGPSLLTTLLLLLVGALLARLTATKLARWAVPAIVLELGVGFVLGNTVLPFEQIRSLSGLLELGVLTLFFQVGLEVRGGLLGSRPAAVLRTVLLSALTPLLAWWPLQQAFGLSTATTLLCVAVLSATGTGVTLRALGQLGALKTPSGRLLVGVSVLDDLPAIALLTCSLLLAGTHLGGGAASAGSGWLVLLGPALALLSVPLSSWWLKRRGPWQPGPLGVLLLLIGCSWIGEVTGVTSLLGALWGGVLFNRLAPMGEGSTEARELRGQLALLSEVFLPLYFLGVGMRIQAATLLQPSAWWLALVLLLLAIGCKLICGLGISARDQEAGVDRWVVVFGLIPRGLPGLVFASTALASGVITAAQFSALVLMVSGTTVLGLLLLGRRLATFQNG, from the coding sequence TTGGGTCCCTCCCTGCTCACCACCCTGTTGCTGTTGTTGGTGGGGGCCCTGCTGGCCCGGTTGACGGCCACGAAGCTGGCCCGCTGGGCGGTGCCGGCGATTGTGCTGGAACTGGGGGTTGGTTTTGTCCTGGGCAATACGGTTCTGCCTTTTGAGCAGATCCGCTCCCTCTCCGGCCTGCTGGAGCTGGGGGTGCTCACCCTGTTTTTCCAGGTGGGACTGGAGGTGCGCGGCGGCTTGTTGGGGTCCCGTCCGGCGGCCGTGCTGCGCACGGTGTTGCTGTCGGCGCTGACGCCGCTGCTGGCCTGGTGGCCGCTGCAGCAGGCCTTTGGCCTCTCCACGGCCACCACCCTGTTGTGTGTGGCCGTGCTCAGCGCCACCGGCACTGGGGTAACCCTGCGGGCCCTTGGCCAGCTCGGCGCCTTGAAAACCCCCTCCGGTCGCCTGCTGGTGGGGGTGTCGGTGCTCGACGATCTGCCCGCCATCGCCCTGCTCACCTGCTCCCTGCTGTTGGCGGGCACTCACCTGGGCGGTGGCGCGGCTTCGGCCGGGTCGGGTTGGTTGGTGCTGCTCGGCCCGGCCCTCGCCCTGCTGAGTGTGCCGCTGTCGAGCTGGTGGCTGAAGCGCCGCGGGCCCTGGCAGCCGGGGCCTTTGGGGGTGTTGCTGCTGTTGATCGGCTGTAGCTGGATCGGGGAGGTCACCGGGGTGACCAGCCTGCTGGGGGCGCTCTGGGGTGGTGTGCTGTTCAATCGCCTGGCGCCCATGGGGGAAGGCAGCACCGAGGCCCGTGAGTTGCGGGGCCAGCTGGCCCTGCTGTCGGAGGTGTTTTTGCCCCTCTATTTCCTCGGGGTGGGGATGCGCATCCAGGCGGCCACCCTGTTGCAGCCGTCGGCCTGGTGGCTGGCCCTGGTGCTGCTGCTGCTGGCGATCGGCTGCAAGCTGATCTGCGGGCTTGGCATCAGCGCCCGGGATCAGGAGGCCGGCGTGGATCGCTGGGTGGTGGTGTTCGGCCTGATCCCCCGGGGCCTGCCGGGGCTGGTGTTTGCCTCCACGGCCCTGGCCAGTGGGGTGATCACCGCCGCCCAGTTCTCGGCCCTGGTGCTGATGGTGAGTGGCACCACCGTGCTCGGTCTGCTGTTGCTGGGCCGGCGGCTGGCGACCTTCCAGAACGGCTAG